One bacterium genomic region harbors:
- a CDS encoding glycoside hydrolase family 57 protein gives MNIEVAFLWHFHQPIYSKPDDRVMPLPWVRLHALKDYLDMLKHIQKFPGIRATFNFTPSLLKQIQDYGSGACTDRQFELFRKDAGDLTVEEKTEILRDFFLANWTTMIEPYPRYFSLLMKRGKNIVDDELAAVAQGFTVDEFRDLQVWANLVWIDPIFRDEISDLYKQGRGFHEQDKDRIVAQQNRILSSIIDEYKKAYDSGQIELITSPMYHPILPLLINSDLAKVANPNLDIPFQFKHPEDARRQLELGIALFEHCFGKKPAGIWPSEGSVCEELIPILSDLGVEWIAADEEILARSLSASFRRDENGIPTNAAQLYKPWQIGKVKMIFRDHTLSDMIAFNYNTWDQKKAAQDLVGRIKTIGNSLSQFDSFLLPIILDGENAWEFFAGDGSEFLDCLYEELLKEKVTTTTISDYLHAHGAQNKLTKLFPGSWIGANFNIWMGRPQDHKAWKVLKDLREKLVEKNITDPAVWDRFYILEGSDWYWWFGDDFFSVTGEVFDELFRLTAIWIYNRIGEKRPHELFSSINTQDDTLSQPPIDRIKPVIDGRVTHFYEWFNAGRAEVKRMGGTMQRFAGLFSAIHYGFDERAVYVRCDVINHDIGAYQYSIDFYKPKNLKITLDDACPAAVVFKVGEIIEVSVPYEMLGIDAPSRDQAQGGKGEAGIVEFVVRAREKTIELDRTPLLRFSLSLKELALQNWSV, from the coding sequence ATGAATATTGAGGTCGCGTTTCTCTGGCATTTTCACCAGCCGATCTATTCCAAACCCGATGACCGAGTAATGCCCCTGCCCTGGGTGCGTCTGCACGCGCTCAAGGATTATCTGGACATGCTCAAGCACATCCAGAAATTTCCGGGTATTCGCGCCACGTTCAACTTCACGCCATCCCTGCTCAAGCAGATCCAGGACTACGGCTCGGGCGCGTGCACCGACCGTCAGTTCGAACTGTTCCGGAAAGATGCCGGCGACCTGACCGTGGAGGAAAAAACCGAGATCCTGCGCGATTTTTTCCTTGCCAACTGGACGACCATGATAGAACCATACCCCCGGTATTTTTCACTGCTGATGAAACGGGGAAAGAACATCGTTGATGATGAACTGGCAGCGGTCGCTCAAGGATTCACGGTAGATGAATTCAGGGACCTGCAGGTCTGGGCCAACCTGGTTTGGATAGATCCGATATTCCGGGACGAGATCAGCGATCTCTACAAGCAGGGCAGAGGATTCCACGAACAGGACAAGGACCGGATCGTCGCGCAGCAGAACCGGATTCTGTCATCGATCATCGATGAATATAAAAAAGCCTATGATTCGGGGCAGATCGAACTTATTACGTCACCAATGTACCATCCGATCCTTCCGCTTTTGATCAACAGCGACCTCGCCAAGGTCGCCAATCCCAACCTTGATATACCGTTCCAATTCAAACACCCCGAAGACGCCCGTCGCCAGCTGGAACTGGGTATCGCCCTGTTCGAGCATTGTTTTGGTAAAAAGCCCGCAGGTATCTGGCCTTCCGAGGGCAGCGTATGCGAGGAACTGATCCCGATCCTTTCCGATCTGGGCGTGGAATGGATCGCCGCGGACGAGGAGATCCTCGCCCGGTCGCTCAGTGCGTCATTCCGCCGGGACGAGAACGGCATCCCGACCAATGCCGCCCAGTTGTACAAGCCATGGCAGATCGGCAAGGTAAAAATGATCTTCAGGGACCATACTCTGTCCGACATGATCGCCTTTAACTACAACACCTGGGATCAGAAAAAGGCGGCGCAGGATCTGGTCGGGCGGATCAAGACAATTGGGAATTCGCTGTCGCAGTTCGATAGTTTCCTGCTGCCGATAATTCTTGATGGCGAAAACGCCTGGGAATTCTTCGCGGGCGACGGCTCGGAGTTCCTTGACTGCCTGTACGAGGAGCTGCTCAAGGAGAAGGTCACGACCACCACCATTTCGGACTATCTGCATGCGCACGGCGCGCAGAATAAACTGACGAAATTGTTCCCGGGATCATGGATAGGCGCGAATTTCAATATCTGGATGGGTCGACCTCAGGATCATAAAGCATGGAAGGTGCTTAAGGACTTGAGGGAAAAACTGGTCGAGAAGAACATAACCGATCCCGCCGTTTGGGATCGGTTCTATATTCTAGAGGGCAGCGACTGGTACTGGTGGTTCGGCGACGATTTTTTCTCGGTCACCGGCGAAGTATTTGACGAGTTATTCAGGCTCACTGCGATCTGGATCTATAACCGGATCGGCGAGAAACGCCCGCACGAACTGTTCTCTTCGATAAACACCCAGGATGATACACTTTCGCAGCCGCCGATCGACCGTATAAAACCCGTGATCGACGGCAGGGTTACGCATTTCTACGAATGGTTCAATGCCGGCCGCGCCGAAGTCAAACGGATGGGCGGCACCATGCAGCGTTTTGCCGGCTTGTTCTCGGCGATCCACTATGGATTTGATGAGCGGGCGGTCTACGTCAGGTGCGATGTTATAAATCACGACATCGGTGCCTATCAATACTCGATCGATTTTTACAAGCCAAAAAACCTGAAGATCACGCTCGATGACGCCTGCCCGGCAGCGGTGGTGTTCAAGGTTGGTGAGATCATCGAAGTATCGGTACCTTATGAGATGCTCGGTATCGATGCTCCCAGCCGTGACCAGGCGCAAGGCGGAAAGGGCGAGGCCGGGATCGTGGAATTCGTGGTTCGGGCACGCGAGAAAACAATTGAACTTGACCGGACGCCACTGTTGAGGTTCAGCCTTTCTTTGAAAGAACTGGCACTACAAAACTGGAGCGTTTAA
- a CDS encoding tetratricopeptide repeat protein produces MFRDMKRGVKTEDEFQSIMQKAIKFIVRHKETSIWVGIGVVAAIVFFGYMTSKSEVQKPEAELMQTQAIGMISQGRFPDAEQVLTELSTKYSNTRPGKIALYYLGVIYYYRGQFAEALDYFDKFLGNMKNDYLLTPSAQYAAGCAAEGLKEYEKALGYYSRIIKDKTSPFYFQSLLAYGRISGIQGEYEKAQTILKDLVTQNPPPDITNDAKFYIGYFNR; encoded by the coding sequence ATGTTTAGAGATATGAAGCGCGGGGTCAAGACCGAAGACGAGTTCCAATCCATAATGCAGAAGGCGATCAAGTTCATTGTCCGCCACAAGGAGACTTCGATCTGGGTCGGCATTGGAGTTGTGGCGGCCATCGTGTTTTTCGGCTATATGACGTCAAAAAGCGAAGTGCAGAAACCGGAAGCCGAACTCATGCAGACCCAGGCGATCGGGATGATATCCCAGGGCCGGTTCCCGGACGCGGAGCAGGTACTGACCGAACTCAGCACAAAGTACTCGAACACAAGACCCGGCAAGATCGCTCTGTATTACCTGGGCGTAATATACTATTACCGGGGGCAGTTCGCCGAGGCGCTGGATTACTTCGATAAATTCTTGGGCAACATGAAGAATGACTACTTGCTTACGCCGTCGGCGCAGTACGCGGCCGGTTGCGCGGCCGAAGGCCTGAAAGAATACGAAAAAGCCCTTGGGTACTATTCCCGCATAATCAAGGATAAGACTTCGCCTTTTTATTTCCAGTCACTTCTCGCCTACGGACGGATCAGCGGCATTCAGGGCGAGTATGAAAAAGCGCAAACGATCCTGAAAGACCTGGTGACGCAGAACCCGCCTCCAGATATCACCAACGACGCGAAATTCTACATCGGGTACTTCAATAGATAA